CGAAGTAATAGCCGCGCACGCCCTGGCTGAAGGAGGCCAGGGCCGGATTGAGCACCCGGGCCGTGGCCTCGCCGAAGGCGACCTTGTCGCCGGGCTGATGGATCTCGGGCGCGGCGCCGATCAGGGCCAGCGCATAGTTCATCTGGCGCAGGGACCAGATAAAATCGAGCAGACCGCGCGCCAGACAGGCGAGGATCAGCGCCAGCTTGGCCTCCAGCAGCCGGACCGGCACGGCCTCGGCCCCGACCGAGGCGAAGGCCCGAAGCGCGTTCTCGCCGCCGAACAGCACCCCGCCGACGGCCGCGATCAGCAGCAGGTTGGAGGAGGCGAAAAAGGAACCGGAGTTGATCGAATGGCCCAGAAGCTGGCTGTCCAGCAGCCGCAGATCCCGATGGGTCATGGCCGTCATCCAGGCGCGCCGGATGGTCAGCATATCCTCGTTCAGGGCGCCGCTTCGCCGCGCCAGAAGCTTGAGCAGCGGGTCATAGCCCAGCCAGCACACGATGAAGAGCGCAAGCGCAGCCCAGTCAGTGGTGGTCATTCAGGTCTCGTCCGCGCAGCCTAGCGAGGAACCGTACCGCAAGTGGAACGTCCTGTCAGGGATGCCGACTTGCCCGAAACGGCCGGTCGGACTATGACGCCCGACACTTCGCAGATGCACAATCCGAGCACATCATGAACATCGACGCCATTCCCGTCGGCCCGAACCCACCCTGGGACCTGAACGTCATCATCGAGATCCCGCAAGGCGGTCTGCCGGTGAAGTACGAAATGGACAAGGACTCCGGCGCCCTGTTCGTCGACCGTTTCCTGCACACCGCCATGTACTACCCGGGCAACTACGGCTTCGTGCCGCACACCCTGGCCGACGATGGCGACCCCTGCGACGTCATGGTGCTGAATCCTTCGCCGGTGGTGCCGGGCTGCGTGATCCGCTGCCGCCCCATCGGCGTGCTGCGCATGGTCGACGAGGCTGGCGGCGACGACAAGATCCTGGCCGTGCCGGTCGACAAGCTGAACCCCTACTACACCGACATTGCCAGCTATCGTCAGCTGCCGATGATCCTGGTCGAGCAGATCGAGCACTTCTTCACCCGCTACAAGGATCTGGAGAAGAACAAGTCGGTGACCGTGAAGGGCTGGGGCGACGCCGGCGAGGCCGCCGCCCTGATCGCCGAGGGCATGCGCGCCCACGACGAGGCCCAGAAGGCCAAGAAGAGCGGCGCCGCCAACGCGGCCTGATCCCTTTTTCAGCCTGACGAGATCGACGCCCCCCGAGTTCCGCTCCGGGGGCGCTTTCGTATCCGCCGCGGGGCCCTGTTGGCTGACTCTGCGTGTCCGGACACGATTTCGGGACTGTCCGGACAGGCTATTGATTGCGTGAAGCGCCGGCGAGGGACCCGATGCGGCCATGACCGAGATCACCGAACCCACCAGCCCGTCCTCTGGCCCCTTCCCTGCTCCCTCCTCCGCTCCGGGCGCTTCCGCGCGCGCAGAATGGACCGAGATCGTCAAGACCGTGGCCATCGCCCTGGCCCTGTCGATGGTGCTGAGGGTGCTGCTGTTCCAGCCCTTCACCATCCCCTCGTCGTCGATGGAGCCGGGGCTGGTGACCGGGGACTATATCGTCGTGTCCAAGTTCAGTTACGGCTGGAGCCGGGCGTCCCTGCCCTTCAACCTGCCGCTGATCCCCGGGAACGGGCGGCTGCTGGGCCACGGACCGGCGCGCGGCGATGTGGTGGTGTTCCGCCTGCCGCGCGATCCGAAGCAGACCTGGGTCAAGCGGGTCATCGGCCTGCCCGGCGACCGGGTGCAGGTGACGGGCGGCGCAGTGTCGGTCAATGGCGTAGTCATCCCCCAGACGGCGGAAGGCCTGACCCGTGATTTCGACGCGCCGCTGCGCGAGGTGCTGCAGGTGCGGGAAACCCAGCCGTCGGGCAAGACCTATGTCACCTACGACGGCGGGTCGGGCCTGCCGGGCGACGACACGGGCGTCTATCTCGTGCCGGCCGGAAACTATTTCATGATGGGCGACAACCGCGACAACTCGCTGGACAGCCGCTGGCCGGGAACGGTGGGCGTCGGCCTGCTGCCGGCGAAGAACATCATCGGCAAGGCCGAGATCGTGGTCGGCTCGTGGAACGAGGGCGCCGCCCTGATCAAGCCCTGGACCTGGCTGAACCTGCGCGGGAACCGGTTCTTCAAACCGATCCACTGAAGTCAGCAAGATCGGTCGAGCGCGCGCGGCCGCCGTCGTTCAGGTAAGCATCGTCACGAGGATGCGAGGACGATGACGGCGACGCTGACCCCATACATGGCCCGGATGGCCCGGGTGCTGGATCATATCGACCGGCGCCTGGACGGCGATCTGGACCTGGAGAGCGTCAGCGCCGTCGCGGCGTTTTCCAAATTCCATTTCCATCGGCAGTTCCGGGCGACCTTCGGCCTGTCGCTTCACCGCTACGTCCAGCTGGCCCGCCTGAGACAGGCCTCGAAACGGCTGGCGGACGTGGGCGGGGCCAGCGTCACCGACATCGCCCTGGACGCCGGTTACGAGACGCCCGACGCCTTCGCCCGCGCCTTTCGCCAGAGGCTGGGACAGTCGCCGTCGGACTTCCGGAAATCTCCCGCCTGGGAGCCGTGGCTCGCGGCCTTTTCGCCGCTCAACTCAGCCCGGAGCCAGATCATGCCCCAGACCTTCACCGCCGCCGACGTCGTCA
The genomic region above belongs to Brevundimonas goettingensis and contains:
- the lepB gene encoding signal peptidase I — its product is MTEITEPTSPSSGPFPAPSSAPGASARAEWTEIVKTVAIALALSMVLRVLLFQPFTIPSSSMEPGLVTGDYIVVSKFSYGWSRASLPFNLPLIPGNGRLLGHGPARGDVVVFRLPRDPKQTWVKRVIGLPGDRVQVTGGAVSVNGVVIPQTAEGLTRDFDAPLREVLQVRETQPSGKTYVTYDGGSGLPGDDTGVYLVPAGNYFMMGDNRDNSLDSRWPGTVGVGLLPAKNIIGKAEIVVGSWNEGAALIKPWTWLNLRGNRFFKPIH
- a CDS encoding DUF599 domain-containing protein, with product MTTTDWAALALFIVCWLGYDPLLKLLARRSGALNEDMLTIRRAWMTAMTHRDLRLLDSQLLGHSINSGSFFASSNLLLIAAVGGVLFGGENALRAFASVGAEAVPVRLLEAKLALILACLARGLLDFIWSLRQMNYALALIGAAPEIHQPGDKVAFGEATARVLNPALASFSQGVRGYYFALAAGAWLFGPVWLAAAVVSAFSLLAWRQAASPAARAIREARRMLEAEEARAGGFPGALSSIPGENDPR
- the ppa gene encoding inorganic diphosphatase produces the protein MNIDAIPVGPNPPWDLNVIIEIPQGGLPVKYEMDKDSGALFVDRFLHTAMYYPGNYGFVPHTLADDGDPCDVMVLNPSPVVPGCVIRCRPIGVLRMVDEAGGDDKILAVPVDKLNPYYTDIASYRQLPMILVEQIEHFFTRYKDLEKNKSVTVKGWGDAGEAAALIAEGMRAHDEAQKAKKSGAANAA